Proteins from one Amycolatopsis benzoatilytica AK 16/65 genomic window:
- a CDS encoding methyltransferase yields the protein MSAPVRADPQPRPPGGLFRLPGVYRPQHDTALLASVLAEDPRIGPGLRCADLGTGSGALAIGLARTGAAVVATDVSSRALASAWANAVVRALRIGLVRGGLTAAAAAGPYDVVAVNPPYVPSPAPAVRSTRAWDAGPDGRELIDPLCAAAPALLNRNGVLYLVQSTMSDVDKSRHALAAAGLRSKVVARAEVPFGPVVSGRLRYLTERGFVRPGDRTEELVVLRAAR from the coding sequence ATGTCCGCGCCTGTTCGAGCCGACCCGCAGCCCCGGCCGCCGGGTGGACTGTTCCGGTTGCCCGGGGTGTACCGCCCGCAGCACGACACCGCTCTGCTCGCCTCTGTGCTGGCCGAGGACCCGCGCATCGGCCCCGGGCTGCGCTGCGCGGACCTGGGCACCGGCAGCGGAGCGCTGGCGATCGGGCTGGCGCGGACCGGGGCCGCCGTCGTCGCGACGGACGTTTCGTCGCGGGCACTGGCTTCTGCCTGGGCGAACGCCGTCGTTCGGGCACTGCGGATCGGCCTCGTCCGGGGCGGGCTCACCGCGGCCGCGGCAGCCGGCCCGTATGACGTCGTCGCGGTAAACCCGCCCTACGTCCCGTCCCCGGCCCCGGCGGTCCGCTCGACGCGCGCGTGGGACGCCGGGCCGGACGGGCGCGAGCTGATCGACCCGCTGTGTGCTGCCGCCCCGGCGCTGCTGAACCGCAACGGTGTGCTGTACCTAGTGCAGTCGACGATGTCCGATGTGGACAAAAGCCGGCACGCCTTGGCCGCCGCCGGACTGCGCAGCAAGGTGGTCGCGCGCGCGGAAGTGCCGTTCGGGCCGGTGGTTTCCGGGCGGCTGCGGTATTTGACCGAGCGCGGATTCGTACGGCCCGGGGACCGCACCGAGGAACTGGTGGTGCTGCGTGCCGCGCGATGA
- a CDS encoding aldo/keto reductase, whose product MPQLGLGTYRIADDVAQTVVATALDAGYRHFDLASYYRNERAVGLALRRSGIARSELFLTSKVWNDSHGYEHTVQAFERSLAEIETDYLDLYLIHWPASDPALTRDTWRALEDLARDGRARSIGVSNFSTSQLESLLRGTTIVPAVNQIELHPYLPQTELRELHRAQGIVTQAWAPLGRAAVLDDPVIADIARRHRTTTAQVVLRWHLQLGTVALPKSVTPQRIRANAQVHGFALDETDLARIASLDHGRHVGPTASEPK is encoded by the coding sequence ATGCCGCAGCTCGGCCTCGGCACATACCGGATCGCCGACGATGTCGCCCAGACTGTCGTCGCGACCGCGCTCGACGCCGGTTACCGCCATTTCGACCTGGCCTCCTACTACCGGAACGAGCGTGCGGTCGGACTCGCGCTCCGCCGAAGCGGCATCGCACGCTCGGAGTTGTTCCTGACGTCGAAGGTGTGGAACGACTCGCACGGATACGAGCACACCGTTCAGGCATTTGAACGCAGCCTCGCGGAGATCGAGACGGACTACCTCGACCTCTACCTGATCCACTGGCCCGCATCCGATCCGGCGCTCACCCGCGATACCTGGCGTGCGCTGGAAGATCTTGCCCGCGACGGAAGGGCCCGCTCGATCGGAGTGTCGAATTTCAGCACCAGCCAGCTTGAATCTCTCTTGCGCGGGACGACGATCGTGCCCGCGGTCAACCAGATCGAGCTGCACCCCTACCTGCCGCAAACCGAGTTGCGGGAGTTACATCGCGCACAGGGGATCGTCACCCAGGCATGGGCGCCGCTCGGACGCGCGGCCGTCCTGGACGATCCGGTGATTGCCGATATAGCGCGCCGGCATCGGACCACCACTGCACAAGTGGTTCTCCGGTGGCACCTGCAGCTCGGGACCGTCGCCCTGCCGAAATCCGTGACCCCTCAGCGGATCCGGGCCAACGCACAGGTTCACGGCTTCGCGCTTGACGAAACGGATCTGGCCCGGATCGCATCGCTCGACCACGGTCGGCACGTCGGACCGACAGCCAGCGAACCGAAGTAG
- a CDS encoding acyl CoA:acetate/3-ketoacid CoA transferase codes for MSRTAELLDADSAAARIPDGAVLALTGSGGGILEADEVFAAIERRFIATGSPRGLTVIHALGIGDNGAKGLNRFAHPGLARRVIGGHWTWSQTMQKLAATNQIEAYALPAGVISALLRESGARRPGLFTRVGLGTFVDPRHGGGKLNEAASEDLVELVEYDGHEYLRYRPLAVDVAIVRGSAADLRGNLSLAEEAALLDVQAVAASARGNGGIVIAQAKRVAATGSLEPRSVHLPAPLVDVVVEEPGQWQTYAAEYDPGLTGQFTPASRTAAQGETASWGARTVIARRAALEVTPGMVVNVGFGMSAEVVDVLADHGRMEDVDLCIEQGAVGGRMETGQLFGLSRAPYAQVPSTTQFDFFATRLLDVTALGMAEVDQHGNVNVSRIAGQVVGPGGFIDIVSGARKVVFCGTLTARGLKVSTADGRLRIDREGSVAKFVPSVAERTFSAETALADGQQVVYVTERAVFELGPDGLVLTEIAEGLDLERDVLAHLGFTPRVGDLRTIPRAVFAGGPLWPGARH; via the coding sequence ATGTCTCGCACAGCTGAACTGCTCGACGCCGACTCCGCCGCGGCCCGGATACCGGACGGCGCGGTGCTCGCTCTCACTGGATCCGGCGGCGGGATCCTCGAGGCCGACGAGGTGTTCGCCGCGATCGAACGACGGTTCATCGCGACCGGCAGTCCGCGCGGCCTGACCGTGATCCATGCGCTCGGCATCGGGGACAACGGCGCGAAGGGCCTCAACCGGTTCGCCCACCCCGGCCTGGCGCGACGGGTGATCGGGGGCCATTGGACGTGGTCGCAGACGATGCAGAAGCTGGCGGCGACGAACCAGATCGAGGCGTACGCGTTGCCGGCCGGCGTGATCAGCGCCTTGCTGCGGGAAAGCGGCGCTCGGCGGCCGGGGCTGTTCACCAGGGTGGGACTGGGCACCTTCGTCGATCCGCGCCACGGTGGGGGAAAGCTGAACGAAGCCGCTTCCGAGGACCTCGTGGAGCTGGTCGAATACGACGGGCACGAGTACTTGCGGTATCGGCCGCTGGCGGTCGACGTTGCGATCGTGCGCGGCAGCGCTGCCGACTTGCGCGGAAACCTGAGCCTGGCCGAGGAGGCCGCGCTGCTCGATGTGCAGGCTGTCGCGGCATCGGCCCGCGGCAATGGGGGCATCGTGATCGCACAAGCGAAACGCGTGGCCGCGACCGGGTCGCTCGAGCCCCGGTCGGTGCACCTGCCCGCGCCGCTCGTCGACGTCGTGGTCGAGGAACCCGGCCAATGGCAGACCTACGCCGCGGAATACGACCCAGGGCTGACCGGCCAGTTCACGCCTGCGTCGCGCACGGCTGCACAGGGGGAAACGGCGAGCTGGGGCGCGCGGACCGTCATCGCCCGGCGGGCCGCACTGGAAGTGACGCCGGGGATGGTGGTCAACGTCGGCTTCGGGATGAGCGCGGAGGTCGTTGACGTGCTGGCCGACCACGGGCGGATGGAAGACGTGGACTTGTGCATCGAGCAGGGCGCAGTCGGCGGGCGGATGGAGACCGGGCAGTTGTTCGGGCTCTCGCGCGCCCCGTATGCCCAGGTCCCTTCGACGACCCAGTTCGACTTCTTCGCGACCCGGCTGCTCGATGTGACCGCGCTGGGGATGGCCGAGGTCGATCAGCACGGGAACGTCAACGTTTCCCGCATCGCCGGGCAGGTGGTCGGGCCGGGCGGATTCATCGACATCGTCAGCGGTGCGCGCAAGGTGGTCTTCTGCGGCACTCTCACCGCCCGCGGCCTCAAAGTGTCCACAGCGGACGGACGGTTGCGGATCGACCGGGAGGGCAGCGTCGCGAAGTTCGTGCCGTCCGTCGCCGAACGGACATTCTCCGCGGAAACCGCTCTCGCCGACGGCCAGCAGGTCGTCTATGTGACCGAGCGCGCCGTATTCGAGCTGGGCCCCGACGGACTTGTCCTCACCGAGATCGCGGAAGGCCTCGACCTGGAGCGAGACGTGCTGGCACACCTTGGATTCACCCCCCGAGTCGGCGACCTGCGCACGATTCCGCGGGCGGTATTCGCCGGAGGTCCGCTGTGGCCGGGCGCACGGCACTGA
- a CDS encoding aldo/keto reductase, whose amino-acid sequence MHVAQRRTLGRTGIDPSLLSFGAAPIGNFLRPFREADARGMVDQAWELGIRYYDTAPLYGHGLSEYRLGHALRERPRQEFFLSTKVGRVLRPAAPGTFDSGLWTDPAPFAVTYDYSYDGVLRSVEDSLQRLLVDRVDILLLHDIDRYTHGDAQPDMFETAMTGGARALERLRDEGVTKAIGVGVNEADVCAEALRRMDADCALLAGRYTLLEQEPLDDLLPLCLDRGIGVILGGVYNSGVLATGPKPGAKFNYAPAPPDILQRAGRLQAICDRHHVPLPAVALQFAAAHPAVASICIGSRTPDQQAATAQWLETLLPAELWQDLRSEGLVREDAPTA is encoded by the coding sequence ATGCACGTCGCACAACGCAGGACCCTCGGCCGGACCGGCATCGACCCGTCGTTGCTGTCCTTCGGCGCAGCGCCTATCGGCAACTTCCTTCGCCCGTTCCGGGAAGCGGATGCGCGAGGGATGGTCGACCAGGCATGGGAACTCGGCATCAGGTACTACGACACCGCACCTCTCTACGGGCACGGGCTGAGCGAGTATCGGCTCGGCCACGCCCTGCGGGAGCGGCCACGGCAGGAATTCTTCCTGTCCACCAAGGTCGGCAGGGTGTTGCGGCCGGCCGCGCCGGGTACTTTCGACTCGGGTTTGTGGACCGACCCCGCCCCGTTCGCGGTCACCTACGACTACAGCTATGACGGGGTGCTGCGATCGGTCGAGGACAGCCTGCAACGCCTCCTGGTCGATCGCGTCGACATCCTTCTGCTGCACGACATCGACCGCTACACCCATGGCGACGCCCAGCCGGACATGTTCGAAACCGCTATGACCGGCGGTGCCCGGGCGCTGGAACGACTTCGGGACGAAGGCGTGACGAAGGCCATCGGCGTCGGTGTCAACGAGGCGGACGTGTGCGCCGAAGCGCTGCGCCGGATGGACGCGGACTGCGCCCTGCTCGCCGGAAGGTACACGCTGCTCGAGCAGGAGCCGCTCGACGACCTGCTCCCCCTGTGCCTTGACCGCGGCATCGGAGTGATCCTCGGCGGTGTCTACAACAGCGGTGTCCTGGCGACCGGCCCCAAGCCTGGAGCGAAGTTCAACTACGCACCCGCACCACCGGACATCCTGCAACGCGCAGGCCGGCTACAGGCGATCTGCGACCGCCACCATGTCCCGCTCCCAGCAGTCGCTCTCCAGTTCGCGGCCGCACACCCCGCAGTCGCCTCGATCTGCATCGGCTCCCGAACACCGGACCAGCAGGCGGCGACCGCGCAGTGGCTCGAGACTCTCCTCCCTGCCGAGCTGTGGCAGGACCTCCGCAGCGAGGGACTGGTCCGTGAAGACGCGCCCACCGCATGA
- a CDS encoding LacI family DNA-binding transcriptional regulator — MAEAAGVSIATVSRVLSGRRSVRPEAAERVHAAVTALGYRPNPAAKGLVSGRFDTIGVLVPDLANPYFSGVLKAVTVHAAADGLRTLVADADNHASSELELACGLLRQADGIVVVAPRMAVSDLRVLAAECAPVVLVNRVESGLALPVVTVDAFGATFALCGLLSRLGHRRLAYLAGTAGSWHNAERWRAVQRAAAFGLESVAIPAGEGVDQGYEAFEHAMRHGPTALVAFNDLVAIGAMRAARQCGIRVPEDLSITGCDDIALARHVDPALTTTAADQRALGDRTWQMLRAVLYGEPLPDPVCLAVQVIERGSAGPVPW; from the coding sequence GTGGCCGAAGCGGCCGGCGTCTCGATCGCCACGGTCTCCCGCGTGTTGTCTGGGCGTCGATCCGTGCGGCCGGAGGCCGCCGAACGGGTGCACGCGGCTGTCACGGCATTGGGCTACCGGCCCAACCCTGCCGCGAAGGGGCTGGTGTCGGGTCGCTTCGACACGATCGGTGTGCTTGTGCCCGACCTGGCGAATCCGTATTTCAGCGGTGTTCTGAAGGCGGTGACGGTGCATGCGGCGGCGGACGGCCTGCGGACCCTGGTCGCGGACGCCGACAATCATGCGTCCAGCGAACTCGAGCTGGCGTGCGGGCTGCTGCGCCAGGCGGACGGAATCGTGGTTGTCGCACCTCGGATGGCCGTCTCGGATCTCCGTGTCCTCGCGGCTGAATGCGCGCCGGTCGTGCTGGTGAACCGAGTTGAGTCCGGCTTGGCGTTGCCTGTGGTGACGGTCGACGCGTTCGGTGCGACGTTCGCCCTCTGCGGTTTGCTGTCGCGCCTGGGGCACCGGCGGCTGGCGTATCTCGCCGGCACGGCCGGGTCTTGGCACAACGCGGAGCGTTGGCGTGCGGTCCAGCGGGCGGCGGCTTTCGGGCTCGAGTCGGTCGCCATCCCGGCGGGGGAAGGCGTTGATCAGGGTTACGAAGCGTTCGAGCACGCGATGCGGCATGGACCGACAGCGCTGGTCGCCTTCAACGACTTGGTCGCGATCGGTGCGATGCGCGCGGCGCGCCAGTGTGGCATTCGCGTCCCGGAGGACCTGTCGATCACCGGCTGCGACGACATCGCTCTCGCGCGGCACGTGGATCCGGCGTTGACGACGACGGCGGCAGACCAGCGCGCGCTCGGCGACCGGACCTGGCAGATGCTGCGGGCGGTGCTGTACGGCGAACCGCTGCCTGATCCGGTTTGCCTGGCCGTGCAGGTGATCGAGCGGGGCTCCGCCGGACCGGTACCCTGGTAG